A region of Streptomyces sp. NBC_01267 DNA encodes the following proteins:
- a CDS encoding ABC transporter permease translates to MTTAHPTAGSLAWTRRRHSVARFWQQYRTHRAGVVGLVGLVLIALIALTAPLLVGSDVQSVTKAPGTALEAPSGEFPLGTDQFGRSLLGLLVWGARISLTVGLLAAALSVAIGTLVGIIAGHFGGWFATVLMRITDWFLVMPTLVLAIVLATVLDHSVWTVILAIGVTSWPTTARLVRAQTIAVESRPYIERARALGGGHGHVMSRHVLPNVVPLVLAQTTLGISGAILTEATLAFLGLGDPTVISWGGMLQDAREAGAVSSGHWWYLAPPGIAIALVALSFTLCGRAVEAVLNPKLGVAR, encoded by the coding sequence ATGACGACCGCACATCCGACCGCGGGCTCGCTGGCCTGGACCCGGCGGCGACACTCCGTGGCCCGTTTCTGGCAGCAGTACCGCACGCACCGGGCCGGTGTCGTCGGCCTGGTGGGGCTGGTGCTCATCGCGCTGATCGCCCTGACCGCTCCGCTGCTGGTCGGTAGTGACGTCCAGAGCGTGACCAAGGCCCCCGGTACGGCCCTGGAGGCACCCAGCGGTGAATTCCCGCTGGGCACCGACCAGTTCGGGCGTTCGCTGCTCGGTCTGCTGGTGTGGGGGGCGCGGATCTCGCTGACCGTGGGGCTGCTGGCCGCCGCGCTGTCGGTGGCGATCGGCACCCTGGTGGGGATCATCGCCGGGCACTTCGGCGGCTGGTTCGCGACGGTGCTGATGCGGATCACCGACTGGTTCCTGGTGATGCCGACCCTGGTGCTGGCGATCGTGCTCGCGACCGTGCTCGACCACTCCGTGTGGACGGTGATCCTGGCGATCGGTGTCACCAGCTGGCCGACGACGGCCCGGCTGGTCCGGGCCCAGACCATCGCCGTCGAGTCGCGTCCCTACATCGAACGGGCCAGGGCGCTGGGCGGCGGTCACGGGCATGTGATGTCCCGGCACGTCCTGCCCAACGTCGTGCCGCTGGTGCTCGCCCAGACCACCCTCGGCATCTCCGGCGCCATCCTCACCGAAGCGACGCTGGCCTTCCTCGGCCTCGGCGATCCGACGGTCATCTCCTGGGGCGGCATGCTCCAGGACGCCCGCGAGGCCGGCGCGGTCTCGTCCGGGCACTGGTGGTACCTGGCGCCGCCCGGCATCGCCATCGCGCTCGTCGCGCTCTCCTTCACCCTCTGCGGCCGTGCCGTCGAGGCCGTGCTCAACCCGAAGCTGGGGGTGGCCCGTTGA
- a CDS encoding bifunctional riboflavin kinase/FAD synthetase — protein MQRWRGLEDIPQDWGRSVVTIGSYDGVHRGHQLIIGRAVRRARELGVPSVVVTFDPHPSEVVRPGSHPPLLAPHHRRAELMAELGVDAQLILPFTSEFSKLSPADFIVKVLVDKLHALAVIEGPNFRFGHKAAGNVGFLAELGGTYDYEVDVVDLSVSGEAGGGEPFSSTLTRRLVAEGDMTGAAEILGRPHRVEGVVVRGAQRGRELGFPTANVETLPHTAIPVDGVYAGWLTADGERMPAAISVGSNPQFDGTERTVEAYAIDRVGLDLYGMHVAVDFLAYVRGMEKFESIDALLVAMADDVKRCTALIEAYEAR, from the coding sequence GTGCAGCGCTGGCGTGGCTTGGAGGACATCCCCCAGGACTGGGGGCGCAGCGTCGTCACCATCGGCTCGTACGACGGCGTGCACCGCGGGCACCAGCTCATCATCGGGCGGGCCGTGCGGCGGGCCCGGGAACTGGGCGTGCCGTCGGTCGTCGTCACCTTCGACCCGCACCCCAGCGAAGTCGTCCGCCCCGGCAGCCATCCGCCGCTGCTCGCCCCGCACCACCGGCGGGCCGAACTGATGGCGGAACTGGGCGTGGACGCACAGCTGATCCTCCCCTTCACCAGCGAATTCTCGAAGCTGTCGCCCGCCGACTTCATCGTGAAGGTGCTGGTCGACAAGTTGCACGCGCTGGCGGTCATCGAGGGCCCCAATTTCCGCTTCGGCCACAAGGCCGCCGGGAACGTCGGCTTCCTCGCCGAGCTGGGCGGGACGTACGACTACGAGGTCGACGTCGTGGACCTCTCGGTGAGCGGCGAGGCGGGCGGCGGCGAGCCGTTCTCCTCGACCCTGACCCGCCGCCTCGTCGCCGAGGGCGACATGACGGGCGCCGCCGAGATCCTCGGCCGTCCGCACCGCGTCGAGGGCGTGGTGGTGCGGGGCGCGCAGCGCGGCCGGGAGCTCGGCTTCCCCACGGCGAACGTGGAGACGCTGCCGCACACCGCGATCCCGGTCGACGGGGTGTACGCGGGCTGGCTCACCGCGGACGGCGAGCGGATGCCCGCGGCGATCTCGGTCGGCAGCAACCCGCAGTTCGACGGCACGGAGCGCACGGTCGAGGCGTACGCGATCGACCGCGTCGGCCTCGACCTGTACGGGATGCATGTCGCCGTCGACTTCCTCGCGTACGTACGCGGCATGGAGAAGTTCGAGTCGATCGACGCGCTGCTGGTGGCCATGGCGGACGACGTGAAGCGTTGCACCGCCCTGATCGAGGCGTACGAGGCGCGCTGA
- a CDS encoding ABC transporter ATP-binding protein produces MTTTPLLSTAGLKVTFPGRRGAAPARAVDGVDLDIRPGEIVALVGESGCGKTTLARALLGLVRPTSGEVTFGGEPLDHSSRALKAYRKRVQLVLQDPSGSLNPRHTVYEAVAEGLRIHRYQGDERAAVAEALSRAGLRPPERFFLRYPHELSGGQRQRVVIAGALVLEPELVVADEPVASLDASVRGEILALLLRLRDELGLSALIVTHDLGLAWNIADRVAVMYLGRIVETGEVDQILTAPQHPYTQALLSVMPDAGTDPVILTGEPPDPSRVPSGCRFHARCHILASGEAERAGVADACRTKELPVLASGGESQVACHWATARKPTGTVPAA; encoded by the coding sequence ATGACCACCACTCCCCTGCTCAGCACGGCCGGACTGAAGGTGACCTTCCCCGGCCGTCGCGGTGCCGCGCCCGCCCGCGCCGTCGACGGGGTGGATCTCGACATCCGGCCCGGTGAGATCGTCGCGCTGGTCGGCGAGTCGGGATGCGGCAAGACGACTCTCGCGCGGGCGCTGCTGGGGCTCGTCAGGCCGACGTCCGGCGAGGTCACCTTCGGCGGTGAACCGCTCGACCACTCGTCCCGCGCGCTCAAGGCGTACCGCAAGCGGGTGCAGCTGGTGCTCCAGGACCCCAGCGGTTCGCTCAACCCCCGGCACACCGTGTACGAGGCGGTGGCCGAGGGGCTGCGAATACACCGGTACCAGGGCGACGAGCGGGCCGCGGTGGCCGAGGCGCTGTCCCGGGCCGGGCTGCGGCCCCCCGAGCGGTTCTTCCTGCGGTATCCGCACGAGCTCTCGGGCGGCCAGCGCCAGCGGGTGGTGATCGCGGGTGCGCTGGTACTGGAACCCGAACTCGTCGTGGCCGACGAACCGGTGGCCTCCCTGGACGCCTCCGTACGCGGGGAGATACTGGCGCTGCTGCTGCGACTGCGGGACGAACTGGGGCTCTCCGCGCTGATCGTCACCCACGATCTGGGCCTGGCCTGGAACATCGCCGACCGGGTCGCCGTGATGTACCTCGGCCGGATCGTCGAGACGGGTGAGGTGGACCAGATCCTGACCGCGCCCCAACACCCTTACACCCAGGCGCTGTTGTCGGTCATGCCGGACGCGGGGACCGATCCGGTGATCCTCACGGGGGAGCCGCCGGACCCGTCCCGGGTGCCGTCCGGCTGCCGGTTCCACGCCCGCTGCCACATTCTCGCCTCGGGCGAGGCGGAGCGCGCGGGGGTGGCCGACGCCTGCCGTACGAAGGAACTGCCGGTGCTGGCGAGCGGCGGGGAGAGCCAGGTGGCGTGCCACTGGGCGACGGCACGGAAACCCACGGGGACGGTCCCGGCGGCTTAG
- a CDS encoding ABC transporter permease, with protein sequence MSAASTTSLAEGAADGPVPVRTGPSGPRTRNATAYLLYVAGKLGGAAVSLLAVLVTSFFLFRIIPGDPVRTMTHGHPVTQGQLNQLRKQLGLDLPLWQQFTEYCTKALSGDLGTSYQFHAPVGELIAQKLPATLLLTGVAVVVYSALGLWLGTRSAWGHGGIGDKISTGVALTLWSVPAFWLGLLLIIVFSVGIGPIPGMFPTGGMESGGLHGFAYVADVAHHMVLPVITLVAVGYAQTLLVMRSSLLDEMGSDYLTTARAKGLRDDLVRRRHAVPNALLPTVTMVFINFGHVAAGSILVETVFSWPGLGGLFYSALSVPDLPLVQGLFVVFAGAMILMNLLADLLYPLLDPRVGR encoded by the coding sequence ATGAGCGCTGCAAGCACCACTTCGCTCGCGGAGGGTGCGGCCGACGGCCCGGTCCCGGTCAGGACCGGGCCGTCCGGCCCCCGCACCCGTAACGCGACCGCGTATCTGCTGTACGTGGCGGGCAAACTGGGCGGCGCGGCCGTCTCCCTGCTCGCCGTGCTGGTCACCAGCTTCTTCCTGTTCCGGATCATCCCGGGCGACCCGGTCCGCACGATGACACACGGCCACCCGGTCACCCAGGGCCAACTCAACCAGCTGCGCAAGCAGTTGGGACTGGACCTGCCGCTGTGGCAGCAGTTCACCGAGTACTGCACCAAGGCGCTCAGCGGCGACCTGGGCACCTCGTACCAGTTCCACGCGCCCGTCGGCGAGCTGATCGCGCAGAAACTGCCCGCGACCCTGCTGCTCACCGGGGTGGCCGTGGTGGTCTACTCCGCTCTCGGCCTCTGGCTCGGCACCCGTTCCGCGTGGGGCCACGGCGGGATCGGCGACAAGATCAGCACAGGGGTGGCGCTCACCCTGTGGTCGGTGCCGGCCTTCTGGCTCGGGCTGCTGCTGATCATCGTCTTCTCGGTGGGCATCGGCCCGATCCCGGGGATGTTCCCGACCGGCGGGATGGAGTCGGGCGGTCTGCACGGGTTCGCCTACGTCGCCGACGTGGCGCACCACATGGTGCTGCCCGTCATCACCCTCGTCGCGGTCGGATACGCCCAGACGCTGCTGGTCATGCGTTCCTCGCTGCTCGACGAGATGGGCAGCGACTACCTGACGACGGCGCGGGCCAAGGGGCTGCGCGACGATCTCGTACGCCGCCGCCACGCGGTGCCGAACGCGCTGCTGCCCACCGTCACCATGGTCTTCATCAACTTCGGTCATGTGGCGGCCGGTTCGATCCTGGTCGAGACGGTGTTCTCCTGGCCCGGCCTCGGCGGCCTCTTCTACTCGGCGCTGAGCGTGCCCGATCTGCCGTTGGTGCAGGGGCTGTTCGTCGTCTTCGCCGGCGCGATGATCCTGATGAATCTCCTCGCCGATCTGCTCTATCCGCTGCTCGATCCCAGGGTGGGCCGATGA
- a CDS encoding helix-turn-helix domain-containing protein: protein MGLWVLDADTLARSRFVISQLTEAFACLVTLDSGLAAHPGEQHWLAAHRPAYQELLEADPVTRLLVRTALRPHWIADFLVPAPPPDGAEFHDELAVIRATAPSEARYDLAMGVGGQLPAALYRNDLPERAADLLEWVWTRTVLPYWPRRKRLFEADILARTRLLTTGGWAAALEGIRPGMRWLGEGRLQINHYVNPPLEVSGAQLLFVPASGRTGWVSWDKPHRFSAAYPCVGQLAEPDRRADPGALGRLLGTGRAGVLVLLDAPKSTTQLVALSGQGLGSVGRHLKVLLDAGLVLRRRAGRSVLYYRTTAGDMLVAAQA from the coding sequence ATGGGGCTGTGGGTGCTCGACGCGGACACACTGGCGCGCAGCCGGTTCGTGATCTCACAGCTCACGGAGGCTTTCGCCTGTCTGGTCACGCTGGACTCCGGGCTGGCCGCGCACCCCGGCGAGCAGCACTGGCTGGCCGCGCACCGGCCCGCCTACCAGGAGCTGCTGGAGGCGGATCCGGTCACCCGGCTCCTGGTGCGGACGGCCCTGCGTCCGCACTGGATCGCGGACTTCCTGGTGCCCGCGCCGCCGCCCGACGGCGCGGAATTCCACGACGAACTGGCGGTGATCCGCGCCACCGCACCGTCCGAGGCCCGCTACGACCTGGCCATGGGGGTGGGCGGCCAGCTGCCCGCCGCGCTGTACCGGAACGATCTGCCGGAGCGCGCGGCCGACCTCCTGGAGTGGGTGTGGACCCGGACGGTGCTCCCGTACTGGCCGCGGCGCAAGCGTCTCTTCGAGGCCGACATCCTGGCGCGCACCCGGCTGCTGACCACGGGCGGCTGGGCCGCAGCGCTGGAGGGCATCCGGCCGGGGATGCGCTGGCTGGGCGAGGGCAGGCTGCAGATCAACCACTACGTCAATCCGCCGCTGGAGGTCTCGGGCGCGCAGCTGCTCTTCGTCCCGGCGAGCGGACGCACCGGCTGGGTCTCCTGGGACAAGCCGCACCGGTTCTCCGCGGCCTACCCGTGCGTGGGCCAGCTGGCGGAGCCCGACCGGAGGGCGGATCCCGGCGCGCTCGGCAGGCTGCTGGGCACCGGCCGGGCGGGGGTCCTCGTGCTGCTCGACGCGCCGAAGAGCACGACCCAGCTGGTGGCGCTGTCCGGGCAGGGGCTGGGGTCCGTGGGGCGCCATCTGAAAGTGCTGCTGGACGCCGGGCTGGTGCTCAGACGGCGGGCCGGACGGTCGGTGCTCTACTACCGCACGACCGCCGGGGACATGCTGGTGGCCGCGCAGGCCTGA
- a CDS encoding MFS transporter, with protein sequence MRTYRHLFRAPEFTPLFTAVSLFVAASTVSGIALASLVYSATRSPLLSALSMFGGSFAQVVGAVALLSAADRLPPRAAMTGLALTAGAGTAVLAVPELPIQGTFVVLFGLGLAGSVGGGVRYGLLAEILPKEAYVLGRSALNMSVGIMQIAGFAVGGALVTALSPRGTLLVAAALDLLGALVALIGLRTRAARSAGNPGRGPVRETWRVNTVLWSSAPRRYVYLALWVPNGLIVGCEAVFVPYSPRHAGLLLAVAAFGMLAGDVTVGRIVPPGWRARLATPLRLLLAAPYLVFALRPALWVAVAAVVLASVGYSASLVLMERLVELVPDDVQGQALGLHTAGMLTLQGVGAALAGALAQHTSAATAMTVMALASVVVSLALTPGLRVRGAGPVTPVGTAP encoded by the coding sequence ATGCGCACCTACCGACACCTGTTCAGGGCACCGGAGTTCACCCCGCTCTTCACCGCCGTCTCGCTCTTCGTCGCGGCGTCGACCGTCAGCGGGATCGCACTGGCCTCGCTGGTCTACTCGGCGACCCGTTCGCCGCTGCTCTCCGCGCTGAGCATGTTCGGCGGCTCCTTCGCGCAGGTGGTCGGCGCCGTCGCACTGCTCTCCGCGGCCGACCGGCTGCCGCCCAGGGCGGCGATGACCGGCCTGGCGCTGACCGCCGGCGCCGGCACCGCCGTGCTCGCCGTTCCGGAACTGCCGATCCAGGGCACCTTCGTGGTCCTGTTCGGCCTCGGCCTGGCCGGCTCGGTGGGCGGCGGGGTGCGCTACGGGCTGCTCGCCGAGATCCTCCCCAAGGAGGCGTACGTACTGGGGCGTTCGGCCCTGAACATGTCGGTGGGGATCATGCAGATCGCCGGGTTCGCGGTCGGCGGAGCGCTCGTCACGGCCCTGTCGCCGCGCGGCACGCTGCTGGTCGCCGCCGCACTCGATCTGCTCGGGGCCCTCGTCGCGCTCATCGGACTGCGGACCCGCGCGGCCCGCTCGGCGGGCAACCCCGGCAGGGGCCCGGTCCGGGAGACCTGGCGGGTCAACACCGTGCTCTGGTCGTCCGCGCCGCGCCGGTACGTCTATCTCGCCCTGTGGGTGCCCAACGGTCTGATCGTCGGCTGCGAGGCGGTCTTCGTGCCGTACTCGCCCCGGCACGCGGGGCTGCTGCTCGCGGTGGCGGCGTTCGGGATGCTGGCCGGGGACGTGACGGTCGGCCGGATCGTGCCACCGGGGTGGCGGGCCCGGCTCGCCACCCCGCTGCGCCTGTTGCTCGCCGCGCCCTACCTGGTCTTCGCGCTCCGTCCCGCCCTGTGGGTCGCGGTGGCCGCCGTCGTACTGGCCTCCGTCGGCTACTCCGCGAGCCTGGTGCTGATGGAACGCCTGGTGGAGCTGGTCCCGGACGACGTGCAGGGCCAGGCCCTGGGCCTGCACACCGCGGGGATGCTCACGCTCCAGGGCGTCGGGGCGGCGCTGGCGGGCGCCCTGGCCCAGCACACGTCGGCCGCGACGGCGATGACGGTGATGGCCCTCGCCTCCGTCGTGGTCTCCCTCGCGCTGACGCCCGGACTGCGCGTCCGGGGCGCCGGGCCCGTGACACCGGTGGGAACGGCTCCCTGA
- a CDS encoding ABC transporter ATP-binding protein, whose product MSLLEIKDLRVTYGSGAAAVPAVRGVDLTVGSGQKLGIAGESGCGKSTLALALLRLLPASATLSGEILLDGEDVLTMKWGRLRAVRWAGASIVFQGAMHSLNAVHRIGDQIAEPLLVHHQASPAAARKRACELLEQVGLPAGRANAYPHELSGGQRQRVMIAMALACGPQVIVADEPTTALDVMIQAQILRLIEQLVADQDISLLMISHDLAVLADTCDRLAVMYAGRVVEEGPAQEVFTAAAHPYSRALSGAFPRIGDPASRRAPRGLPGDPPDPASLPAGCTFHPRCTVAVDACATRDQALRDAGPGRQAACLLVEPGAGTPAQHGTEEARSTS is encoded by the coding sequence TTGAGCCTCCTCGAAATCAAGGACCTCCGGGTGACCTACGGGTCGGGGGCCGCCGCCGTCCCTGCCGTACGCGGGGTGGACCTGACCGTGGGTTCCGGGCAGAAGCTCGGGATCGCCGGTGAGTCGGGGTGCGGGAAGTCGACGCTGGCGCTGGCCCTGCTCCGGCTGCTGCCCGCGTCGGCCACGCTGAGCGGCGAGATCCTGCTCGACGGCGAGGACGTCCTCACCATGAAGTGGGGCCGGCTGCGGGCCGTGCGGTGGGCGGGTGCTTCGATCGTCTTCCAGGGCGCGATGCACTCCCTCAACGCGGTGCACCGGATCGGCGACCAGATAGCCGAGCCGCTGCTCGTCCACCACCAGGCGTCCCCGGCCGCCGCTCGCAAGCGTGCCTGCGAGCTGCTGGAGCAGGTCGGTCTGCCCGCGGGCCGGGCGAACGCCTACCCGCACGAGCTCTCCGGCGGGCAGCGGCAGCGCGTGATGATCGCGATGGCGCTGGCCTGCGGTCCCCAGGTGATCGTCGCCGATGAGCCGACCACCGCGCTCGACGTGATGATCCAGGCCCAGATCCTGCGGCTGATCGAGCAGTTGGTGGCGGACCAGGACATCAGCCTGCTGATGATCAGCCATGACCTGGCGGTGCTCGCCGACACCTGCGACCGGCTGGCCGTGATGTACGCGGGCCGGGTCGTCGAGGAGGGCCCTGCCCAGGAGGTCTTCACCGCCGCCGCGCATCCGTACAGCCGGGCGCTGTCCGGCGCGTTCCCGCGGATCGGCGACCCGGCTTCCCGGCGGGCTCCGCGCGGCCTGCCGGGGGATCCGCCGGACCCGGCTTCGCTGCCCGCGGGCTGTACGTTCCACCCGCGCTGCACGGTGGCCGTGGACGCGTGCGCGACCCGGGACCAGGCGCTGCGGGACGCGGGCCCGGGCCGGCAGGCGGCCTGTCTGCTCGTGGAGCCCGGGGCCGGTACGCCCGCGCAGCACGGCACCGAGGAAGCAAGGAGTACGTCATGA
- a CDS encoding ABC transporter substrate-binding protein, producing the protein MDRRVPTGISRHRSRSRLLLATGVTAFALVAGAATPLNPVPQQAHAAEAKAGSGSGGKKVLTVAVNQSVDSMSPFLATRLVSTTALRLMYDYLTNYDVKDGHTVPGLATAWKSSADKLTWTFTIRKNSTWSDGEQATADDAAWTFNKMMTDEAAATANGSFTSNFKKVTAPDPRTLIVQLKKPQATMTALDVPIVPKHVWEKVGDFSKFNNDKQLPVVGNGPFILTDYKVDQYLKFKPNKKFWRGAPKFDELDFKYYKDNDAAVAALQKGEVSFVSGLTPAQTAALKTEKNIKVNDAPGRRFYALATNPGAKAKDGKKIGDGNPALLDQRVRQALFAATDTRTIIDKVFQGHAVEGAGYIPPRFSDYFWKPAADQKIAYDPARAASLLDQAGYKKNGDGKRVGEDGKPLSFRLLCHATDPNDKAIGKYMQEWWGKLGIGLKVDCLDNVSDPWLAGEYDLAFDGYSVNPDPDYVLSIHTCAALPSTPKSTGATDNFICDKQFDALYAEQAAEYDPVKRADLVKQMESRLYDTGYMNVMAYPNAVEAYRTDQIKSIETMPSAAGNIWGQDGYWSWWSAVPTSSDGSSSSSSGSSTGLVIGIVAVVVVIGLGGFVALRRRSTAEDRE; encoded by the coding sequence ATGGACAGAAGAGTTCCGACCGGCATATCCCGACACCGATCCCGTTCCCGTCTGCTCCTGGCCACGGGTGTCACCGCGTTCGCCCTGGTGGCCGGGGCCGCGACCCCGCTGAACCCGGTCCCGCAGCAGGCCCACGCCGCCGAGGCCAAGGCAGGTTCCGGGTCCGGCGGCAAGAAGGTCCTCACCGTAGCCGTCAACCAGAGCGTCGACTCCATGAGTCCGTTCCTCGCCACGCGCCTGGTCTCCACCACCGCGCTGCGCCTGATGTACGACTACTTGACCAACTACGACGTCAAGGACGGCCACACCGTCCCCGGGCTCGCCACCGCGTGGAAGTCGTCGGCGGACAAGCTCACCTGGACCTTCACCATCCGCAAGAACTCCACGTGGTCGGACGGCGAGCAGGCCACCGCGGACGACGCCGCCTGGACGTTCAACAAGATGATGACGGACGAGGCAGCGGCCACCGCCAACGGGAGCTTCACCTCGAACTTCAAGAAGGTCACCGCCCCGGACCCGCGGACGCTGATCGTGCAGCTGAAGAAGCCGCAGGCCACGATGACCGCGCTCGATGTGCCGATCGTGCCGAAGCATGTCTGGGAGAAGGTCGGGGACTTCTCGAAGTTCAACAACGACAAGCAGCTCCCGGTCGTCGGCAACGGGCCGTTCATCCTCACCGACTACAAGGTCGACCAGTACCTGAAGTTCAAGCCGAACAAGAAGTTCTGGCGCGGCGCCCCGAAGTTCGACGAGCTGGACTTCAAGTACTACAAGGACAACGACGCGGCCGTCGCGGCCCTGCAGAAGGGCGAGGTCTCCTTCGTCTCGGGCCTCACCCCGGCCCAGACGGCAGCGCTGAAGACCGAGAAGAACATCAAGGTCAACGACGCTCCGGGCCGGCGCTTCTACGCGCTCGCCACCAACCCGGGGGCCAAGGCCAAGGACGGCAAGAAGATCGGCGACGGCAACCCGGCGCTGCTCGACCAGCGGGTGCGCCAGGCGCTGTTCGCCGCCACCGACACCAGGACCATCATCGACAAGGTCTTCCAGGGCCACGCCGTCGAGGGCGCCGGATACATCCCGCCGCGTTTCAGCGACTACTTCTGGAAGCCCGCCGCCGACCAGAAGATCGCGTACGACCCGGCCAGGGCCGCGAGCCTCCTCGACCAGGCGGGCTACAAGAAGAACGGTGACGGCAAGCGCGTCGGCGAGGACGGCAAGCCGCTCAGCTTCCGGCTGCTGTGCCACGCCACCGACCCGAACGACAAGGCCATCGGCAAGTACATGCAGGAGTGGTGGGGCAAACTCGGCATCGGCCTCAAGGTCGACTGCCTCGACAACGTCTCCGACCCCTGGCTGGCGGGCGAGTACGACCTGGCCTTCGACGGCTACTCGGTCAACCCCGACCCGGACTACGTCCTCTCCATCCACACCTGCGCCGCACTGCCGAGCACCCCCAAGAGCACCGGGGCCACCGACAACTTCATCTGCGACAAGCAGTTCGACGCGCTGTACGCCGAGCAGGCCGCCGAGTACGACCCGGTCAAGCGAGCCGATCTCGTCAAGCAGATGGAGTCACGGCTGTACGACACCGGGTACATGAATGTCATGGCGTACCCGAACGCGGTCGAGGCGTACCGCACCGACCAGATCAAGTCGATCGAGACGATGCCGTCGGCCGCGGGGAACATCTGGGGCCAGGACGGCTACTGGAGCTGGTGGTCGGCCGTCCCGACGAGCAGCGACGGGTCCTCCTCCTCGTCGTCGGGCTCGTCGACCGGTCTCGTCATCGGGATCGTCGCCGTCGTCGTCGTCATCGGGCTCGGAGGCTTCGTCGCCCTGCGCCGCCGTTCCACCGCGGAAGACCGTGAATAA